A window of the Rhizobium viscosum genome harbors these coding sequences:
- a CDS encoding dihydrodipicolinate synthase family protein, which translates to MQQALAPTDYASSVVAVPPIALNADYSVNTGANEAIIKHIEAGGVNILLYGGNANLYHFGLDDYRAAMEAIKASAAPTTHLITSVGNDFGKAMAQVPIVRDLGFRNVMVLPTNFPADPAGVAHGVRKLAAAFGSGLILYLKRENYVEPDELAKLIAEKAVRFVKYAVEKPDAADDPYLDAVLSAIGAEHVASGMGETPIHDHLAKRKLTTYTSGAVCIAPAAASELLALYKADRAAEAFELSMPFLHFEKVRLTLGGLQVLHDGLRLSGVADTGPLMPMVSNLPADRLAPVREAVEALKTAEEQAISRTLENRKRGVSV; encoded by the coding sequence ATGCAACAAGCACTTGCTCCGACCGACTACGCATCATCCGTGGTCGCCGTGCCTCCCATCGCGCTCAATGCCGATTATTCGGTGAATACCGGCGCCAACGAGGCCATCATCAAGCATATCGAAGCGGGCGGCGTGAACATCCTGCTCTATGGCGGCAATGCCAATCTCTATCATTTCGGCCTCGACGACTACCGAGCCGCCATGGAAGCGATCAAGGCATCCGCCGCACCGACGACGCATCTCATCACCTCGGTCGGCAACGACTTCGGCAAGGCGATGGCGCAGGTGCCGATCGTCCGCGATCTCGGCTTCAGGAATGTCATGGTCCTGCCGACCAACTTCCCGGCCGATCCGGCAGGCGTCGCCCATGGCGTACGCAAACTCGCCGCCGCCTTCGGAAGCGGCCTCATCCTCTATCTCAAGCGCGAGAACTATGTCGAGCCGGACGAGTTGGCTAAACTGATTGCGGAAAAGGCGGTAAGGTTCGTCAAATACGCCGTCGAAAAACCGGACGCTGCCGACGACCCCTATCTCGACGCCGTGCTTTCGGCGATCGGGGCGGAGCATGTGGCAAGCGGCATGGGCGAAACGCCGATCCACGATCATCTCGCCAAGCGCAAGCTGACAACCTACACGTCGGGCGCCGTCTGCATCGCGCCTGCTGCCGCTTCCGAGCTTCTTGCGCTCTACAAGGCCGACCGTGCTGCGGAGGCTTTCGAACTCAGCATGCCGTTTCTGCATTTCGAAAAGGTACGGCTGACGCTCGGTGGTCTTCAGGTTCTGCACGACGGCTTACGGCTGTCAGGCGTTGCCGACACAGGCCCGCTGATGCCGATGGTTTCGAACCTGCCTGCCGACAGGCTGGCTCCGGTCCGGGAGGCTGTCGAGGCCCTGAAAACAGCGGAGGAACAGGCAATTTCGCGGACACTGGAAAACCGGAAACGCGGCGTTAGCGTTTAG
- the araD gene encoding L-arabinonate dehydratase, which yields MSKTVSALRSARWFAPDDLRSSGHRSRLMQMGYDEKDWGKKPIIAILNTWSDLNPCHAHFKHRVEDVKRGVLQGGGFPVELPVQSLSESSLKPTTMLYRNFLAMEAEELLRGHPVDGVVLMGGCDKTTPALVMGAISAGFPMIFLPAGPMLRGNYKGEYLGSGSDAWKYWDERRAGTITDEQWTGVEEGIARSYGHCMTFGTASTMTAIAESMGLTLPGASSIPAADANHIRMSTRCGRRIVDMVLEDLTPDRIINRQSVDNAVAVAMATGCSTNAVVHLIAMARRAGVPLTLDELDAAGRTTPVIANIRPSGKQYLMEDFYYAGGLRALMAQMKDKLDLDVMTVSGFKLGDTLEGAEVYNDDVIRPLSNPIYHEGSLAVLRGNLAPNGCVIKPSACEERLRVHQGPALVFDSYPEMKKAVEDENLDVTADHILVLRNAGPKGGPGMPEWGMLPIPKKLIKQGIRDMLRISDSRMSGTSYGACILHVAPESHVGGPLALVRTGDIIRVDVPNRSIDMLVDEETLAKRRAEWVAPADKFERGYGWMFSQHITQADEGCDFDFLKTEFGKSAGEPDIF from the coding sequence ATGTCCAAGACAGTGAGTGCGCTGCGAAGCGCGAGATGGTTTGCTCCCGATGATCTCCGCTCTTCAGGCCATCGCTCTCGCCTGATGCAGATGGGCTATGACGAGAAAGACTGGGGCAAGAAGCCGATCATCGCGATCCTCAATACCTGGTCCGATCTCAACCCCTGTCATGCGCATTTCAAGCACCGGGTCGAGGATGTGAAACGTGGTGTCCTGCAAGGAGGAGGTTTTCCGGTCGAGCTGCCGGTGCAGTCGCTCTCGGAAAGCTCGCTGAAACCGACGACCATGCTTTATCGCAACTTCCTCGCCATGGAGGCCGAGGAGTTGCTGCGCGGACACCCGGTCGACGGCGTTGTGCTGATGGGTGGCTGCGACAAGACCACGCCGGCCCTTGTCATGGGTGCCATCAGTGCAGGCTTTCCCATGATCTTCCTGCCGGCTGGCCCGATGCTGCGCGGCAATTACAAGGGCGAATATCTGGGCTCTGGTTCTGATGCCTGGAAATACTGGGACGAGCGCCGAGCCGGAACGATTACCGACGAACAATGGACCGGGGTGGAAGAGGGCATCGCCCGCTCCTATGGCCACTGCATGACCTTCGGTACGGCAAGCACGATGACGGCAATCGCCGAATCCATGGGCCTGACGCTGCCGGGCGCAAGCTCGATCCCGGCCGCCGACGCCAACCACATTCGCATGTCCACCCGCTGCGGTCGCCGCATCGTCGACATGGTGTTGGAAGACCTGACGCCGGACAGGATCATCAATCGCCAGTCCGTCGACAACGCCGTCGCCGTCGCTATGGCCACGGGCTGTTCCACCAATGCCGTCGTGCACCTGATCGCCATGGCGCGTCGCGCCGGTGTGCCGCTGACCCTCGACGAGCTGGATGCGGCCGGCCGCACGACGCCGGTCATCGCCAATATCCGCCCCTCTGGCAAACAATACCTGATGGAGGATTTCTACTATGCCGGCGGCCTGCGTGCACTGATGGCGCAGATGAAGGACAAGCTCGATCTCGATGTCATGACGGTGAGCGGCTTCAAGCTGGGGGACACATTGGAAGGCGCAGAAGTCTATAACGACGACGTCATCCGGCCGCTGTCGAACCCGATCTATCACGAGGGCTCGCTTGCGGTGTTGCGCGGCAACCTTGCGCCGAACGGCTGCGTCATCAAGCCATCGGCCTGCGAGGAGCGTCTGCGGGTGCATCAAGGTCCGGCGCTCGTTTTCGACAGCTATCCGGAGATGAAGAAGGCCGTGGAGGACGAAAACCTCGATGTCACGGCCGACCACATCTTGGTGTTGCGCAATGCGGGCCCGAAAGGCGGCCCGGGCATGCCAGAATGGGGCATGCTGCCGATCCCGAAGAAGCTGATCAAGCAGGGCATCCGCGACATGCTGCGCATTTCCGACTCGCGCATGAGCGGCACGAGCTACGGCGCCTGCATCCTGCATGTTGCACCGGAATCCCACGTCGGCGGTCCGCTCGCTTTGGTTCGGACCGGCGACATCATCCGCGTCGATGTGCCGAACCGTTCGATCGACATGCTGGTGGACGAGGAAACCCTGGCAAAGCGTCGAGCCGAATGGGTCGCACCCGCCGACAAGTTCGAGCGCGGCTACGGCTGGATGTTTTCCCAGCACATCACCCAGGCCGACGAGGGCTGCGATTTCGATTTCCTGAAAACCGAATTCGGCAAGTCCGCCGGTGAGCCCGACATTTTCTGA
- a CDS encoding aldehyde dehydrogenase family protein translates to MYKNLIAGEWVAGEDAIENINPSNTKDVVGLYARASFSDATTAIAGAKQAFPAWSRSGILERHAILKKTSDEIMARKEELGRLLAREEGKTLPEAIGETIRAGQIFDFFAGEALRLAGEVLPSVRPNIGVEITREAVGVVGIITPWNFPIAIPAWKIAPALCYGNTIVFKPAELVPGCAHAIVDILHRAGLPKGVLNLVMGKGSVVGQAMLDSADLAAITFTGSTGTGKRVAAASIEHNRKFQLEMGGKNPMVVLDDADLTVAVEAAANSGFFSTGQRCTASSRLIVTEGIHDKFVAALTEKLKTLVVDDALKAGTHIGPVVDERQLATDIDYIEIGKREGAKLAFGGDIITRENPGFYLQPTLFTEATNQMRISREEIFGPVASVIRVRDYEEALSVANDTPFGLSAGIATTSLKHATHFKRNLEAGMVMVNLPTAGVDFHVPFGGRKASSFGSREQGKYAAEFFTTVKTAYTLA, encoded by the coding sequence ATGTACAAGAACCTGATTGCCGGCGAATGGGTTGCTGGCGAAGACGCTATCGAGAACATAAACCCTTCGAATACGAAGGATGTCGTCGGGCTCTATGCCCGGGCGAGCTTCAGCGATGCGACGACTGCAATCGCCGGTGCCAAGCAGGCCTTCCCGGCCTGGTCGCGCTCGGGCATTCTGGAACGCCATGCGATCCTGAAGAAGACGTCCGATGAGATCATGGCCCGCAAGGAAGAGCTTGGCCGCCTGCTCGCCCGCGAAGAGGGCAAGACGCTTCCGGAAGCCATCGGCGAAACCATCCGCGCCGGCCAGATCTTCGACTTCTTTGCCGGTGAAGCCCTGCGCCTTGCAGGCGAAGTACTGCCGTCGGTTCGCCCGAATATCGGCGTCGAAATTACTCGCGAAGCCGTCGGCGTTGTCGGCATCATCACGCCCTGGAACTTCCCGATCGCCATTCCGGCCTGGAAGATCGCGCCGGCGCTCTGCTACGGCAACACCATCGTCTTCAAGCCGGCCGAACTGGTTCCGGGCTGCGCCCACGCCATCGTCGACATCCTGCATCGCGCCGGCCTGCCGAAGGGCGTCCTGAACCTCGTCATGGGCAAGGGCTCGGTCGTCGGTCAGGCCATGCTCGACAGCGCCGATCTCGCTGCCATCACCTTCACCGGCTCGACCGGCACCGGCAAGCGCGTTGCAGCTGCCTCCATTGAACATAACCGCAAGTTCCAGCTGGAAATGGGCGGCAAGAACCCGATGGTCGTTCTCGATGATGCCGACCTCACCGTTGCTGTTGAAGCCGCGGCCAATTCCGGCTTCTTCTCGACCGGCCAGCGTTGCACCGCTTCCTCGCGCCTGATCGTCACCGAGGGCATCCATGACAAGTTCGTCGCGGCCCTGACCGAGAAGCTGAAGACGCTGGTTGTCGACGATGCCTTGAAGGCCGGCACCCATATCGGCCCGGTCGTTGACGAACGCCAGCTGGCGACCGACATCGACTACATCGAGATCGGCAAGCGCGAAGGCGCCAAGCTCGCTTTCGGCGGTGACATCATCACCCGCGAAAATCCGGGCTTCTACTTGCAGCCGACGCTGTTTACCGAAGCCACCAACCAGATGCGCATCAGCCGCGAAGAGATCTTCGGACCGGTCGCCTCCGTCATTCGCGTCAGGGATTACGAAGAAGCGCTCAGCGTTGCCAATGACACGCCGTTCGGATTGTCTGCCGGTATCGCGACGACGAGCCTGAAGCATGCGACGCACTTCAAGCGCAACTTGGAAGCCGGCATGGTGATGGTCAACCTGCCGACGGCGGGCGTCGACTTCCACGTTCCCTTTGGCGGCCGCAAGGCATCGTCCTTCGGCTCGCGCGAGCAAGGCAAGTACGCCGCCGAATTCTTCACGACCGTCAAGACCGCGTACACGCTGGCGTGA
- a CDS encoding 2-hydroxyacid dehydrogenase has product MHKDITILQAAHLPEKTERELHEAFDIIHFPKDHDEGMRLLAEQGSKIRGIAVRHAHIDKAMLDAMPALEIISSYSAGLDGIDVEAARARGIAVHNTSKILAEDVADLAVALAVSVTRGTVRGHDFVRDGSWENGGTFPLGRSLRSLKTGIIGLGHIGSAVAKRLQATGATVAYQGPRKKPVDVAYFQTATELAAWADLLIVTCPAMPETIGLIDQSVLDALGPDGFLVNISRGTIVNEPALISTLARDGIAGAGLDVFGKEPHVPEALRKDPRVVLSPHMGSGTRETRQQMGDRLVEALLEHFSNR; this is encoded by the coding sequence ATGCACAAGGACATCACCATTCTTCAGGCGGCTCACCTCCCGGAAAAGACAGAGAGGGAGCTCCACGAAGCATTCGACATCATCCACTTTCCAAAAGACCATGATGAGGGCATGCGCCTCCTTGCCGAGCAGGGATCGAAAATCCGCGGTATTGCAGTGCGCCACGCCCATATCGACAAGGCGATGCTCGACGCCATGCCGGCGCTGGAAATCATTTCCAGCTACAGCGCAGGCCTCGACGGCATTGATGTGGAGGCGGCACGCGCGCGGGGCATTGCGGTACACAACACTTCGAAAATCCTTGCGGAAGATGTCGCCGATCTCGCTGTGGCGCTTGCTGTCTCCGTAACCCGCGGTACGGTTCGTGGTCATGATTTCGTTCGGGATGGCAGTTGGGAGAATGGTGGCACGTTTCCGCTTGGCCGCTCCCTGCGGTCACTGAAAACAGGCATCATTGGTCTCGGGCATATCGGCTCCGCCGTTGCCAAACGTCTGCAGGCAACGGGCGCGACGGTCGCCTATCAAGGGCCCCGCAAGAAGCCGGTGGATGTGGCCTATTTCCAGACGGCCACGGAACTTGCAGCTTGGGCGGACCTGCTGATCGTGACCTGCCCCGCAATGCCGGAAACAATTGGTCTCATCGATCAAAGTGTGCTCGATGCCCTCGGCCCGGATGGCTTTCTGGTCAACATATCCCGCGGCACCATCGTCAACGAACCGGCGCTGATCTCGACGCTGGCGCGCGACGGCATAGCCGGGGCGGGTCTCGATGTCTTCGGCAAGGAGCCGCATGTGCCGGAAGCGCTGCGGAAAGACCCACGTGTCGTGCTCTCTCCCCATATGGGCAGCGGCACGCGCGAAACGCGCCAGCAGATGGGCGACCGGCTGGTCGAGGCGCTGCTGGAGCATTTTTCCAATCGATGA
- a CDS encoding ribonuclease activity regulator RraA — MTAYTLSDATRQKYETVSTATLCTALFKRGLRNQFIQDVRPVAPKAKNMVGQAFTLRYIPAREDLNQLSVFQNPEHPQRAAVEQCPPGSVLVMDSRKDARAASAGSILVSRLMVRGVAGVVTDGGFRDSPEIGELDMPAYHSRPSAPTNLTLHQALDINVPIACGDVAVWPGDVVVGDREGVIIVPAGIADEIADEAVEMTAFEDFVTEEVLKGRSIIGLYPPTKEQTKVDFAAWRQVKGR; from the coding sequence ATGACTGCTTACACCCTTTCCGATGCCACCCGCCAGAAATACGAAACCGTCAGCACCGCGACGCTGTGTACGGCACTGTTCAAGCGCGGTCTGCGCAACCAGTTCATTCAAGATGTGCGCCCCGTTGCGCCCAAGGCGAAGAACATGGTCGGCCAGGCCTTCACACTCCGCTACATTCCGGCCCGCGAAGACCTGAACCAGCTCTCCGTCTTCCAGAACCCGGAGCATCCGCAGCGCGCCGCCGTCGAGCAGTGCCCGCCCGGTTCGGTGCTGGTCATGGATAGCCGTAAGGATGCGCGTGCGGCCTCTGCCGGCTCCATCCTCGTCTCGCGGCTGATGGTGCGCGGCGTGGCCGGCGTCGTGACCGATGGCGGTTTTCGTGACAGCCCAGAGATCGGCGAACTCGACATGCCCGCCTATCATAGCCGCCCCTCCGCACCGACCAATCTGACCCTGCATCAGGCACTCGATATCAACGTGCCGATCGCCTGCGGTGATGTCGCTGTCTGGCCCGGCGACGTTGTTGTCGGTGACCGGGAAGGCGTGATCATCGTGCCTGCAGGTATAGCCGACGAGATTGCCGATGAGGCTGTGGAAATGACCGCGTTTGAGGATTTCGTGACTGAGGAAGTGCTGAAAGGTCGCTCGATCATCGGCCTTTACCCACCGACGAAAGAACAGACGAAGGTCGATTTTGCCGCATGGCGTCAGGTCAAAGGACGGTAA
- a CDS encoding GntR family transcriptional regulator: MTSDLPLAKHRTGLDRTRQIAPQIVEYLREKILELELAPGTPLSRVELQKQFGLSQTPVRDALMRLEEEGLVTVYPQYATLVSKIDINLARQSHFMRRAVEQEIVHELASKQDRRFIDRLISANAQLKTLVSSDEYGDFLRHDRAFHYILYEEAGLEDVWPVVRRHSGHIDRLRRLNLPNVGKGRVVDNHDAIIEGLAAGDPDRAEEAMKVHLSGTLSMVSSIVERYPDFVQVE, encoded by the coding sequence GTGACTTCTGATCTGCCCCTCGCCAAGCATCGTACCGGATTGGACCGCACGCGCCAAATCGCCCCGCAGATCGTTGAATATCTCCGCGAAAAAATTCTAGAACTGGAACTCGCGCCCGGCACCCCACTATCCCGGGTAGAGTTGCAGAAGCAGTTCGGTCTTAGCCAGACGCCGGTTCGCGATGCTCTGATGCGGTTGGAGGAAGAGGGGCTGGTCACGGTCTATCCGCAGTATGCAACGCTCGTTTCCAAGATCGATATCAATCTTGCAAGGCAATCGCATTTCATGCGGCGTGCCGTCGAGCAGGAGATCGTCCACGAACTTGCTTCCAAGCAGGACCGGCGTTTCATCGATCGCCTGATCAGTGCCAACGCGCAGCTTAAGACGCTCGTGTCGTCGGATGAGTACGGTGATTTCCTGCGGCATGACCGCGCTTTCCATTACATCTTGTATGAAGAGGCCGGGCTTGAAGATGTGTGGCCGGTGGTGCGGCGCCACAGCGGTCATATCGACCGGCTTCGCCGACTCAACTTGCCGAATGTCGGCAAAGGGCGAGTTGTCGATAATCATGATGCCATCATCGAGGGGCTGGCTGCGGGCGATCCGGACAGAGCCGAGGAGGCGATGAAGGTGCATCTCTCCGGCACTCTTTCCATGGTTTCCAGTATTGTCGAGCGCTATCCGGATTTCGTTCAGGTCGAGTGA
- a CDS encoding TonB-dependent receptor, translating into MKFMLGCTVVMSAVANGAAYGQSATELAPIVITAKKDTTSTIGTLPEEYAGGQVAKGARLGALGNRDFMETPFNVTGYTSQKIEDQGAQTVGEVMDNDPSVRNTHSSGGMLDSFYIRGFPVGEGNAGEIAFDGIYGIAPTYRVFTEYAERVEVLKGPTAFLYGISPNSAVGGTINIVPKRALDEDLTRLTTDYASDFQGGVHVDVSRRFGDERQFGIRLNGSVHGGDTPIDDQTRDFYVGALALDYQGENLRATLDVIGQRETFDAPQRPFFQTTGLIVPSAPDGSLNVQEPWEWSKSADRSVLGRVEYDLTDDITWFGAVGGGNSHVHRLFGLPTILNSAGDVTITPQNAVFDVDRLTAETGIRTKFDTGPISHTMTLQASYLHQSLDRAIVSGTAQLSNMYDPVRRIEQFVADPSSVPKVSEARLSGVGLSDTLSMLDERVQLTLGGRFQQIDSKNFNATTGAVSSSSDEDAVTPLFGLVVRPWDEVSFYANYAQGLSIGDTAPTTAINAGETLAPYKTTQYEIGTKIDLGQIAMTVSAFQIEKPFGQLEPSGGGQLFTAGGEQRNRGVEFNVFGEVTDDLRLLGGLVLMDGELTNTSSAATRGKRPIGVPKIQANIGAEWDASFLEGLTLTANVIHTGEQYINTTNTLKIPSWTRLDLGARYKTEIETRPVTFRASVENVFDKDYWSGVASFSTIAQGAPRTFKVSMTTDF; encoded by the coding sequence ATGAAGTTTATGTTGGGGTGCACAGTCGTTATGAGCGCTGTGGCAAACGGTGCCGCATACGGGCAGAGTGCCACCGAATTGGCACCAATAGTGATTACCGCGAAGAAAGACACCACGTCCACGATCGGAACCCTCCCGGAAGAATATGCAGGCGGTCAGGTCGCCAAGGGCGCTCGCCTGGGAGCGCTGGGAAACCGAGATTTCATGGAGACCCCTTTTAATGTGACTGGGTATACATCTCAGAAAATCGAGGACCAGGGTGCCCAGACCGTGGGCGAGGTGATGGACAACGATCCGTCTGTCAGAAACACCCACTCCTCGGGGGGGATGTTGGACTCTTTCTACATCAGAGGCTTTCCGGTCGGCGAAGGCAACGCCGGCGAAATCGCGTTTGATGGGATTTATGGCATCGCCCCTACGTACCGGGTCTTCACCGAATATGCCGAGCGGGTCGAGGTGCTAAAGGGTCCGACAGCTTTCCTTTACGGAATCTCTCCCAACAGCGCCGTCGGCGGCACCATCAACATCGTTCCGAAGCGGGCGCTCGATGAGGATCTGACGCGGCTGACGACAGATTACGCTTCCGACTTTCAGGGCGGTGTTCATGTCGACGTGTCGCGGCGGTTCGGCGACGAACGGCAATTCGGTATTCGTCTTAACGGCAGTGTCCACGGTGGCGACACCCCGATTGATGATCAGACACGGGACTTTTACGTTGGAGCCTTGGCTCTTGATTATCAAGGGGAAAATCTTCGAGCCACACTCGACGTGATCGGACAGCGCGAAACTTTTGACGCGCCGCAGCGTCCCTTCTTTCAAACCACCGGTTTGATCGTGCCAAGCGCACCCGATGGATCGCTCAATGTTCAGGAGCCGTGGGAGTGGTCGAAAAGCGCGGACCGCTCGGTCCTGGGCAGGGTCGAATATGATCTGACCGACGATATCACCTGGTTTGGCGCCGTCGGTGGCGGCAATTCTCACGTGCATCGCCTTTTTGGTCTGCCGACCATCCTGAATTCGGCCGGCGATGTCACCATCACGCCACAGAATGCGGTGTTCGACGTCGACAGACTGACGGCAGAAACGGGTATCCGTACCAAGTTTGACACGGGGCCGATCTCCCACACAATGACCCTGCAGGCGAGCTATCTGCACCAGAGCCTCGATCGTGCGATCGTTTCAGGAACTGCCCAGCTGAGCAATATGTACGACCCTGTCCGTCGTATCGAGCAGTTCGTCGCCGATCCCAGTTCAGTGCCGAAGGTCTCTGAAGCCAGGCTGTCCGGCGTTGGCCTGTCGGACACCTTGTCGATGCTCGACGAGCGCGTGCAGCTCACTCTTGGCGGTCGCTTCCAGCAGATCGATTCGAAGAACTTCAATGCAACAACAGGCGCTGTCTCATCGTCTTCGGACGAGGACGCCGTCACGCCCCTCTTTGGCCTCGTTGTCCGCCCCTGGGACGAGGTTTCCTTCTATGCCAACTACGCGCAGGGCCTGAGCATAGGCGATACTGCTCCCACCACGGCCATCAATGCGGGCGAAACGCTCGCTCCATACAAGACGACACAATACGAGATCGGTACCAAAATCGACCTCGGACAGATTGCCATGACCGTCAGCGCATTCCAGATCGAGAAGCCCTTCGGCCAGTTGGAGCCAAGCGGCGGCGGCCAGCTCTTTACCGCCGGCGGGGAACAGCGCAATCGCGGCGTTGAGTTCAACGTGTTTGGCGAAGTCACGGACGATCTGCGCTTGCTTGGCGGCTTGGTGCTGATGGATGGTGAACTGACGAATACGTCAAGCGCTGCGACCCGCGGCAAGCGCCCGATCGGCGTGCCAAAGATCCAGGCGAACATCGGGGCAGAATGGGATGCGTCTTTCCTGGAAGGCCTGACGCTGACGGCCAATGTCATTCACACCGGCGAACAGTATATCAACACGACGAACACGCTGAAGATACCTTCCTGGACGCGGCTTGACCTTGGCGCGCGCTACAAGACGGAAATCGAAACGAGGCCCGTCACATTCCGGGCCTCCGTCGAAAACGTGTTCGATAAGGACTACTGGTCTGGGGTCGCCAGCTTCAGCACGATCGCCCAGGGTGCGCCGCGCACCTTCAAGGTATCGATGACCACAGACTTCTGA
- a CDS encoding FadR/GntR family transcriptional regulator produces the protein MNPIADIPEMRPSSYADQVYGHVLQDILKGVFPPGSRLPSESDLSDRFGVSRPVIRDALARLRLDGLVEARRGSGTYVLTTPSRSLPDLADLTDISRFLRYQELRFCVEGNAAALAAERRTDKALGDIIEAHEQFSSQVARGLFLPESDRRFHLSIAEATGNEFFSMALEGPNVSLSSFMNVSLSLTRSGSPARARKVICEHADIVEAIRNKDPIWARVAMESHILQARRRMTNGDLDP, from the coding sequence ATGAACCCTATAGCAGACATACCTGAAATGAGACCCTCCAGCTATGCCGATCAGGTCTATGGTCATGTTTTGCAGGACATTTTGAAAGGCGTTTTTCCGCCAGGCAGCCGGTTGCCATCAGAAAGCGATCTTTCCGACCGGTTCGGCGTCTCCCGCCCCGTCATCCGGGATGCGCTGGCACGCCTGCGGCTGGATGGCCTCGTGGAAGCCCGGCGCGGCAGTGGCACCTATGTTCTGACCACGCCATCACGCAGTCTGCCGGATCTGGCCGATCTCACCGATATCTCGCGTTTCCTGCGTTATCAGGAACTGCGGTTCTGCGTCGAAGGCAATGCCGCGGCCCTTGCTGCCGAGCGGCGCACGGACAAGGCGCTCGGCGACATCATCGAAGCCCACGAGCAGTTTTCCAGCCAGGTCGCCCGCGGCCTGTTCCTGCCGGAAAGCGACCGCCGCTTTCACCTGTCGATCGCGGAGGCAACCGGCAACGAGTTTTTCAGCATGGCGCTCGAAGGCCCGAACGTTTCGCTCAGCAGCTTCATGAACGTGTCGCTGTCGCTGACCCGCTCGGGATCGCCGGCCCGCGCCCGCAAGGTTATCTGCGAACACGCCGATATCGTCGAAGCGATCCGCAACAAGGACCCCATCTGGGCCCGGGTGGCCATGGAAAGCCATATTCTCCAGGCACGCCGGCGCATGACGAATGGCGATCTCGACCCTTGA